AACAGTAATTATTAGCCTCTAAACCTCCGGTAACTGGTGGAGTAAATCTATAAATTTGACCTGTTGCAGGTTTTGTACTAATGTTCGTTGTAAAAACATCCGGTTGGGCAACAGGTGTCCCGCTGGAATTATTTAATGTCAAATATCTGCTGGAACCATCATATATTCCTATTGAAGCTCCGCCGGAAGACCCAGTATTTGCTGCTACAGCTCCCTGATTGTACAAAAACTCAACCACATTTGTTGTCTCAAATAACCACAACTGAAATGAAATCACATCTCCGGCAACTCCATTATTCCAGCTTTGCTGACTCCACTCTACCTTGAACCTTCTGTGAGGGGCAATTCCGGTTGTTACATAACGTGGTGCAACATTACATTTTAAATTATCCCATAATGGAAATAAAATTGGCTTTCTTGTTTCTGCATTTGCCTGAGTATTATCATTGGATTCAGCCGGTGTTCCTGAACCTAAATATATCCACCCATTAGGAGAAACCCTTATAGAAGTATAAGCTGTTCCAGCAAAAGTAAAGGTAAAAGGAAGTGTTATTGCGTTAGAAATTCCTTCATCTGCTGTGGCTGGAATTGAAGTATCGGTTACTCCGGCAACACCTGTAAGCGAAATATAATTTCCCTGGATTGACGTAAAAGTGTAATTGCTTGCCGATTGCCCATATGAATATATAAAAATTAAAAAGAGACCTAAAGTTATATATATGTTTTTCATTTTAATTTATATTTAGATTAAGTTGTTTCCTACTCAATAAACTACCTCAAAATGCATTTATGACTTTTGTAAATCTTAAAACACATTATTAAACACAACCTAAAGTACTGATAATCAATACGAAAAATTAACTTGAATAAATTAAAGATTATCCCAAAAAAAAATATTTTAGAATATTATATGCATGACAAATCATCTATTTAAATTTAATTTTAAATAAATGTGAATGATTTTATAAACTGGATTTTACAAAAAATCCGACAAAACAATTTTGTCGGATTTTTTAAAGAGTAGTAATATTTTTATTTAAACAGTGTCTTTTTAGTAATAGATTTTCCATTCTCTAACAGCACTTTTACTAATAAAATTTGCTGTGTAGCCGATAAGTCCGTAATCATTAACTGTGTATCTTTAATGTTTTCTATATTTGATAATTGTTTACCTGTAACATCATAAACAAAGATTTTATCCATATTTTCAACATTTGAGCTTATCGAAATTACATTATTTTTAACTCCAATTGAAATTATATTATTTGCAGATTCAAAATTATCTGTACTTAATGTATTACTAGTATATCTTAAAACAAACCTATTATTAAAAACCCCTGTTTCAGTAGTAAAAGTATAATCATTTTGTCTTAAATCAATAATTGTATTATTTAATTTATCTTCTAAATAAACAGGATGAGTGAAAAACATACCATCCACTTCGTCAATAGAAATAGTAAATTCGCCCTTTATAATAGTACGGTAACCCAAAGGCACAACATCAGATTCGTTGAAAGGCAGAGCACGGCCCTGAATCACAAGATTACGATTTGAATTAATACTATAAAAATCTATATACGGATTCATATCCAAACTTATTCCGTCAAATTTACTGTCATATCCATTTGTTGCCCCTTCAATATAACCAACTAATAATTGTTTAAAAGCTCCTTCTGTATTTGTCATATTAAGCCAAATACGATGTTTTTCTAAAGCACTGGTTTTAGAAGTTGTGGATGATTCAAAAGATTGAATATTGTTCTCAGAGATTGCATTATTGAATGCATTTGTTTTTGATTGTCCAAACGAGCATATACTCACCAATATGCCTACCGTAATAAAAATCTTTTTCATCTCAATTAAATTTTAAATGAATAATTCAGTTTTAACAAAAAAAGGCACCAAAAATTCCTTTTTGAGTATTTATCAAAGAGCACCATTAAGGTAACATTTTTTTTATTCCGTAATCGTTGAAAAGCATAAAAAATCGATTAAATGCATTTATATAATTAATTTAACAAACTGAAATAAATAATTCATTAAAAATCAACAAGATAGAAACAAACATTAAATGAACAAAAGTTGAGCATAATGTTAAATTTCAGTAAAAGAAAATACTAATTAAAAGCTTTTGTAAGTTTTTTTTTCTTATCGAAAAACCTAAATAAATCTTTTTAGCTGTTTTTTAAATTTTTTTCAATATTTACAATATTTAGAAGTTAATTATTTTGAAGTAGCTATAATTTTTTATTTACTATATTATTGTGTGTTAAAATGATTTTAAGTAGCAAGATTTCATTTTTTAAATTGGAGGTTACTGATTAAACTTCAGAAGCTAAAATTTCTGAATCGCTATAAACTAATTTTCCTGTAAGATCATACACAAACACTTTATCAATAGTTTCTTCAAGAGAATTAAATTTTAAGCTCTTTTTATTTATGAGTGGTATTGAAAAAGCCAATACTGTCAGAACTGTGGGGTTTGTCTGCAACAGCTACTTTTGCTCAAAAAAACATATTCACTAAACAACTGAATTTGAGTTGCTTCTAATGGGGTTTCCAAAAGTATAAAAAAAACAATTCCAATATGTTAAATTTTCTTACTTTTTTTTACATTCATTAAAGCTTTTCCACAATTATATTAAATAAGCTACTTTTGTTTTTAATTAATCATTTTCATTTTTAAGTATGACCATCAAAGAAGCATTACAAAAACTAGAACATTTTTGTGCCTATCAGGAACGTTGCCATGATGAAGTCGTAACTAAACTATATTCTTTAAAAATGTCTCCAGAGGAAATCGACATTATTATTGTCAAACTAATTGAAGATAATTTTTTAAACGAAACACGCTTTGCCTGCAGTTTTGCACGTGGTAAGCACCGTATTAAAAACTGGGGAAAAATTAGAATAGTAAATGAACTTAAAACAAGACACATCTCTACAGCCAATATTAATCTGGCTTTAAAAGAAATTTCCGCTGAGGAATACGCAACAACATTTGATGAGCTTTCTCAAAGATGCTGGGAAAGTTTAACAGAACGAAATACCCTAAAAAAACGAAAGAAATTTTGCGATTATCTACTGCGAAGAGGTTATGAAAACAATTTAGTTTATGACAAGGTAAAAGAACTTGAACTACTGAGTTGAGTGAATTGTTTAATCTACTAATAAAAAATCCGATAACTTATGCTATCGGATTTTCTAATTTATAGTTTGTAGTTTTATTTAAAGATCACTTTTTTGGTCGTCTGGTAGCCATTCCCCAGTACTACTTTGATCAGCAAAACCTGTTGCGCAAAGGGCTGGTTCTGAAGAATCAATTCAAGATTGCCAACCTTATCTTTACTATACAACTCTTTTCCTGAAACATCATAAATAAAGACCTTGTCAATGTTTTCTGTAGTCGAATTTACTGTAATGGTTTTATTCTGGGCAACAACCCAAACAGCATCATCAACCGTTTCAAAATCACCGGTCCCCAATGTTGTGTTCTTGTAGCGAAGCACAAATCGATTCTTGAAGGTACCTGCCTTGGTCGTAAAAGTATAGTTTTTCGCCGTCAATTCGTTTATTGTTCCGGTCTGCTTGTCTTCCAGATAAATTCTCTGCGTAGCCAGCTTACCATCGGCCTGATCTATTGCAATGGTGAAATCTCCCGCAATTTTCGAACGATACCCTAAAGGAACAACATCTGAATCACTGAATGGCAAGGCACGCCCCTGGATGGTCAGATCGGTAGCATCGTTGATACTATAAAAATCAATGTAACTGTTGCCGTCATAACTCTGTCCGTCGAAAATCTTATCATATCCATTGCTAGCACCTTCTATGTAGCCAATAAGCATTTGTTTGAATGCACCTCCTGCATTGGTTAGGTTAAGCCACAAACGGTGTTTCTCCATCAATGCTGATTTCGAGGTGTTACCAGGTTTGAAAAACTGCGAATTATTGGTTCCGCCAAAACGCATTTCATTTGTGAACTCAACATGACCAGAACCAGATTCTGCACTGGTGAAAAAAGACTGCCCTGCAGCAATGTAACCAGTGGGTTTCATTCCTTTATCTACTCCGTTAACACTGTGCTTTGGATCACTAAGCGCAGAGGCAACACCTCCTGTAAGGTTGTAGCTCGCATAATCATCCGAAACATAAGCATACTGGGCACCAACTAGTTTAACTGCCGTGTTATGAGTCCAGAAATAAACCGTTCCACCTAAGATACCACTGTTGTTTGCATTATCATACAAAAACGAGTCTGCAAAGATAGCTGAAGGATAAGGATTACCTATAAGGTAATATTTATCTTTCTCCATATACTGCCCGCTGGTAATCTTTCCGTTATTGGGTTTGCCTATAAATGAAAGATTCTGTACATAGCTGCTGCCATTCCAGGTCTCACCGTTTGGATATACTGTTTTTATATCAGGAACACGGATGGCATAACCGATACCAGCTTGCATCACAGTCGAAGATGGCTCTTCGTTCCATCTGTCTCCTGTATAGGACAAATATTTATCCCAGCGCGTATTA
The Flavobacterium flavigenum genome window above contains:
- a CDS encoding regulatory protein RecX, producing the protein MTIKEALQKLEHFCAYQERCHDEVVTKLYSLKMSPEEIDIIIVKLIEDNFLNETRFACSFARGKHRIKNWGKIRIVNELKTRHISTANINLALKEISAEEYATTFDELSQRCWESLTERNTLKKRKKFCDYLLRRGYENNLVYDKVKELELLS
- a CDS encoding T9SS sorting signal type C domain-containing protein; amino-acid sequence: MKKIFITVGILVSICSFGQSKTNAFNNAISENNIQSFESSTTSKTSALEKHRIWLNMTNTEGAFKQLLVGYIEGATNGYDSKFDGISLDMNPYIDFYSINSNRNLVIQGRALPFNESDVVPLGYRTIIKGEFTISIDEVDGMFFTHPVYLEDKLNNTIIDLRQNDYTFTTETGVFNNRFVLRYTSNTLSTDNFESANNIISIGVKNNVISISSNVENMDKIFVYDVTGKQLSNIENIKDTQLMITDLSATQQILLVKVLLENGKSITKKTLFK